A segment of the Candidatus Brevundimonas phytovorans genome:
CCGACGATGGCGTCGCCGTCCTGGGCATCTGCAACGGGTTCCAGGTCCTGTGCGAAGCCGGCATGCTGCCGGGCGCCCTGCTGAAGAACGCGGGTCTGAAATACGTCTGCAAGCCCATCAGTCTGACCGTCGCCAACGGCCAGACCCGCTTCACCGCCGGTTATGAAGGCCAGCGCGAGGTGGTCATGACCCAGGGCAATGGCGACGGTAACTACTTCGCCGACGCCGAAACCCTGGCCCGTCTCGAGGGCGAGGGCCAGGTGGTCTTCCGCTACTTCGACAACCCCAACGGCTCGGTCGCCGACATCGCCGGCATCCAGAACGCGCGCGGCAATGTGCTGGGCATGATGCCCCACCCCGACCGCGCCTTCGAAGCCGAGCTCGGCAGCGCCGACGGCGCCACCCTGTTCCAGAGCATCTACGCCGCGGCCTAAACCCCGAGCTTCGGCGCACCGCCCCCGCTTGCGTCGATGACGGCGAACAGGGCCCGGATCAGGTCCTGTTCCTCCGCGGTGATCTCGGGCTTCCACACATCGAAGATCAGGATGGTGCGGTCCTGGCCGCTGGCGTTCCAGGCCTCGTGCTCGATGGTGTCGTCGAAAGCCCAGGCCTGACCCTCGCGCCATTCCCGTTCCTCGCCGCCGACACGGAAATGCGATCCGGGCGGGGCGATCAACGGCAGATGGCAGATCAGGCGCGTATTGATCAGGCCGTGATGCGGCGGGATCTTCGCGCCCGCCTGCAGCTTCGAGAACAGGATGGACGGCGAGCGGCCGGGGATGCGGCAAAGGGGCGCCGCCGCCAGCGCCTTCATCGTCTCGGGACAGCGGGCGGCGACCTCGGGAACCTCGGCCCCGTCCTTCCACAGGAAGACCGCGCTCCAGGCGGCGTTGTCCAGCATCCCGGCCTGGTCGTTCTTCGGTCGATTAGCGCGATCCTCGACATAGGGGGCGAACAGGGCGGGCTCAGCCAGGACCGCGTCCAGTTCGGCGCGGATGGCGGGCGCTGCCGTCTCGACCTCGGCCAGCCAGGAGATCGTCTCGCGCGACTGAAACTCGATCTGCGGAAGGCCCGGAAGCATGTAGAATTTAGGCTGCTGGTAGTAGAGCCGCCGCCTGCCCGTCATCAGGTCCAGCGAGGCCGCGAACCGCGTGCTGGACGAGGCGGGATCGAAGCCGCGCGCTTGCAGCCCGTCACGCAGCCCCTGCTCGAACCGCTTCACCCCCTCGGCCTGGGCGCGAGCCGCGCGGTCCAGTTCCGCGCGCAGATCAGGCGGAGGCGAATCGATGAGGCGCCCGTGGGCCAGGGCGGCGCCGTAGAAGGTCATGGCTGAACGATGATCCCCCTGCCCCGCCAAGGCGTCGCCCTTTAGCACCAGGGCGCGAGGCTCGCGCGGATGGAGGCGCAGCAACGCATCGGCGGCGACGCCCAGAGCAGCAACATCTGCCCGCTCACGCGCAGCGCGTGCTTGCGCAAGCAGGGCCTGGGTATCGTTCAGACGAACATCGCTCATGGAACGAAGGAACGATGCCGCATCAACGCCGTCAAGGGCCGTCGGGTCAGGCGTCGGACGCCTTGTCCAACTGTTGCTTGTCGTCGGCGCGGCCGGTCCTGCCGCGGTCCAGGACGCTGGCGCTGCGGCCCAGTTCGTCGGCCTCGATCTCAGGTTCGATCGGTTCGCCGTCTTCATCGAGCGCGCGCTCCAACGTGCCCGCTTCGCCGGATTCCCCGATCGCGGCCAGTTCGCGGGCGCCGACGCCCAGGCCCTGTTCCAGGGCGCGGTTGGTCTTGACCTCGTCGGTTTCGAGGGCCGGGTCTTCCGGCAGGTTGTCGGGGTCGGCCATGGCGCGTCTCCTTTGATTAGCGTCTCCTGATCTAAGCGGGGCGCAAGCCCGGCGGTTCCGATGAACCATTCCGGTCGCTGGCGCGTAGTGAAGGTGAAGCTTCACCGGGATCGCCGCCATGTCCGCCATCGAACGCCCCACCCCCGCCCAGAGAACCCGTCGACTGGTGGTGCTGGCCGCCGCCGTCTTCGCCGTCGCGGTTCCGGTCGTGCAGAGCCTGGGCGGCTTCGGCCTGTCGCAGGCCGAGTTCGCGGCGGACGGAAATCAGACGCTACGTGTGGCGGGCTACGCCTTTTCCATCTGGGGCGCGCTCTATCTGGGCCTGTTGATCTACGCCGGAAGACAGGCCCTCCCCCAGACGGGCGAGAGCGTGCTAATCAATCGAATGGGCTGGCCGTCGGTCGTCGCCTTCTTCGGCATCGGTCTATGGATCGTCGCGGCGGCCCTGAACCTGAAGGCGGCCAGCGTGATCATCATCTTCGCCTCGCTGCTGGCCTTGCTGGTTCCGATACTGGCCAGCGGCAAGACCATCCGTTCGACCGGCCCGATGGACCGCGACCGCTGGTTCCTGATCTGGCCCCTGGCGGCGCTGGCCGGATGGCTGACCGTGGCCGCGCCGCTGAACCTGATCACCACGGCGACGGCCTTTGACGCCCTGCCGGCCTTTCTGTCGCCGACCGGCTGGGCCATCGCGGCGATTGTGGCCGTGGTGCTGGTCGGGGCGGCGGTGACGGCGAGCTTGCGCACCCTGGCCTACCCCCTGCCCATCGCCTGGGGCCTGGTCGGCGCCTTCGTCGCGGAACAGGAGCGGAATCCGGTGCTTGGCTTCACCGCCCTGGGCGCCGCCTTCCTGCTGGTGGTCGCCGCCGTCATCCTGGTCTTCGGCCTGAAACGCGGGATCGAGCGCGCCCGCTGAAGGGACGGGCTGACAGGAGGCTCAGACCCGGCTAGAAGCCCCGCCCATGAGCGCTC
Coding sequences within it:
- a CDS encoding aspartyl/asparaginyl beta-hydroxylase domain-containing protein; this encodes MSDVRLNDTQALLAQARAARERADVAALGVAADALLRLHPREPRALVLKGDALAGQGDHRSAMTFYGAALAHGRLIDSPPPDLRAELDRAARAQAEGVKRFEQGLRDGLQARGFDPASSSTRFAASLDLMTGRRRLYYQQPKFYMLPGLPQIEFQSRETISWLAEVETAAPAIRAELDAVLAEPALFAPYVEDRANRPKNDQAGMLDNAAWSAVFLWKDGAEVPEVAARCPETMKALAAAPLCRIPGRSPSILFSKLQAGAKIPPHHGLINTRLICHLPLIAPPGSHFRVGGEEREWREGQAWAFDDTIEHEAWNASGQDRTILIFDVWKPEITAEEQDLIRALFAVIDASGGGAPKLGV
- the purQ gene encoding phosphoribosylformylglycinamidine synthase subunit PurQ — its product is MSAAVIVFPGSNCDRDCKVAIERSTGEQVEMVWHAETELPKGLDLIVLPGGFSYGDYLRCGAMAAQAPIMQAVKKAADDGVAVLGICNGFQVLCEAGMLPGALLKNAGLKYVCKPISLTVANGQTRFTAGYEGQREVVMTQGNGDGNYFADAETLARLEGEGQVVFRYFDNPNGSVADIAGIQNARGNVLGMMPHPDRAFEAELGSADGATLFQSIYAAA